From a region of the Suncus etruscus isolate mSunEtr1 chromosome 11, mSunEtr1.pri.cur, whole genome shotgun sequence genome:
- the DYRK2 gene encoding dual specificity tyrosine-phosphorylation-regulated kinase 2, translated as MLTRKPSAAAPAGYPTGRGGDSSAVRQLQASPGLGAGVPRGGGGGLGTGPPSPLALPPLRSSNAAAAAAAALTIGSSKHTMNDHLHVGTHGHGQIQVQQLFEDNSNKRTVLTTQPNGLTTMGKTGLPVVPERQLESIHRRQGSSTSLKSMEGLGKVKAAPMSPEQAMKQYMQKLTTFEHHEIFSYPEIYFLGPNAKKRQGMTGGPNNGGYDDDQGSYVQVPHDHVAYRYEVLKVIGKGSFGQVVKAYDHKIHQHVALKMVRNEKRFHRQAAEEIRILEHLRKQDKDNTMNVIHMLENFTFRNHICMTFELLSMNLYELIKKNKFQGFSLPLVRKFAHSILQCLDALHKNRIIHCDLKPENILLKQQGRSGIKVIDFGSSCYEHQRVYTYIQSRFYRAPEVILGARYGMPIDMWSLGCILAELLTGYPLLPGEDEGDQLACMIELLGMPSQKLLDASKRAKNFVSSKGYPRYCTVTTLSDGSVVLNGGRSRRGKLRGPPESREWGNALKGCDDPLFLDFLKQCLEWDPAVRMTPGQALRHPWLRRRLPKPPTGEKTSVKRITESTGAITSISKLPPPSSSASKLRTNLAQMTDANGNIQQRTVLPKLVS; from the exons ATGTTAACTCGGAAACCTTCGGCCGCCGCTCCCGCCGGGTACCCCACGG GCCGAGGAGGGGACAGCAGCGCCGTTCGCCAGCTTCAGGCTTCTCCGGGGCTCGGGGCGGGGGTCCcccgcggcggcggcggaggattGGGGACCGGCCCGCCCTCTCCCCTAGCCCTGCCACCTCTCCGCTCCAGCaacgctgctgctgctgcagccgCAGCGCTCACG ATTGGCAGCAGCAAGCACACAATGAATGATCACCTCCATGTCGGCACCCACGGCCatggacagatccaggttcagcAGTTGTTTGAGGACAACAGCAACAAACGGACCGTGCTCACCACACAACCCAATGGGCTTACAACCATGGGCAAGACGGGCTTGCCAGTGGTCCCCGAGCGTCAGCTGGAGAGCATCCATCGAAGGCAGGGCAGCTCCACCTCCCTGAAGTCCATGGAGGGCCTGGGGAAGGTGAAGGCCGCCCCCATGTCCCCTGAACAGGCCATGAAGCAATACATGCAAAAACTCACCACCTTCGAACACCACGAGATTTTCAGCTACCCTGAAATCTATTTCTTGGGCCCCAACGCCAAGAAGCGCCAGGGCATGACAGGGGGCCCCAACAACGGGGGCTATGACGATGACCAGGGTTCGTATGTGCAGGTGCCCCACGATCACGTGGCTTACAGGTACGAGGTCCTCAAGGTCATTGGGAAGGGCAGCTTTGGGCAGGTGGTCAAAGCCTACGACCACAAGATTCACCAGCATGTGGCCCTGAAGATGGTGCGGAACGAGAAGCGCTTCCACCGGCAGGCGGCCGAGGAGATCCGGATCTTGGAGCACCTGCGCAAGCAGGACAAGGACAACACCATGAACGTCATCCACATGTTGGAGAACTTCACCTTCCGCAACCACATCTGCATGACGTTCGAGCTACTCAGCATGAACCTCTACGAGCTCATCAAGAAGAACAAGTTCCAGGGCTTCAGCCTGCCTTTGGTCCGCAAGTTCGCCCACTCCATCTTGCAGTGCTTGGACGCTTTGCACAAGAACAGGATCATTCACTGTGACCTGAAGCCGGAGAACATCTTGCTGAAGCAGCAGGGCCGGAGTGGCATCAAGGTGATCGATTTTGGCTCCAGCTGCTACGAGCACCAACGCGTCTACACCTACATCCAGTCCCGTTTCTACCGGGCTCCCGAAGTGATCCTGGGTGCCAGGTATGGCATGCCCATTGATATGTGGAGCCTGGGCTGCATCCTCGCAGAGCTGCTCACCGGGTATCCCCTCTTGCCTGGGGAAGACGAAGGGGACCAGCTGGCCTGTATGATCGAACTCCTGGGCATGCCCTCGCAGAAACTGCTGGATGCGTCCAAACGAGCCAAAAATTTTGTGAGCTCCAAGGGTTATCCCCGGTACTGCACTGTCACGACTCTTTCCGATGGTTCTGTGGTTCTTAACGGAGGCCGGTCCCGGAGGGGCAAACTGAGGGGCCCTCCGGAGAGCAGAGAATGGGGCAATGCACTGAAGGGGTGCGATGACCCCCTTTTCCTGGACTTCTTAAAACAGTGTTTGGAATGGGATCCTGCCGTGCGCATGACCCCTGGCCAGGCTTTGCGGCATCCCTGGCTCAGGAGGCGTTTGCCAAAGCCTCCCACTGGGGAAAAGACATCAGTGAAAAGGATAACTGAGAGCACTGGTGCTATCACCTCCATTTCCAAGTTACCTCCACCCTCCAGCTCAGCCTCGAAACTGAGGACTAATTTGGCACAGATGACAGATGCCAATGGGAATATACAGCAGAGGACAGTGTTGCCAAAACTTGTTAGCTGA